The genomic DNA AGAATTCTTCATGAAGGCCCCGGACAATAATGTTTTGGAGTTTGCGCTTTCGAAGAAGGTGATCTTGGTTGAAGGTGATGCCGAATTCATCCTTGTGGAGGATTTCTATAAGCAATGTACAAACGGGCGTCTACCGCAGGCAGATGACGTCCATATAATCTCAATCGGCGGCACCAGCTTCAAAAGGTACATGGAGCTAGCCAACCTACTTGGAATTCGGGTAGCAGCCATACGGGACAATGACAAGAATTATCAGAAAAACTGCGTAGAAAACTACATTGACTTCACTTCGGATAATGCCAAAGTCTTTGCCGATAGAGACGATGACCGTTCAACCTTCGAAATAGGCTTGCATAACGACAACCTGGAAACCTGCAAGACCGTCTTCGGGCCAGGCCGAAAAACCCTTTCACCTTTGGAGTACATGCTAGCCAACAAAGCAGAAGCTGCGTTTGAGTTGCTTAAGGGAAAACCCGGTGAACTCACCGTTCCAGCCTACATCGTGGAGGCAATCAAATGGATAAACGAGTGATCTTCGCTGTAGCAGGATCAGGCAAGACAACCCTGCTGGTGAACCGCCTGAGCCTGGAAAAGCGCGCGCTGATTGTCACCTATACGGAAAACAACTACCGCCACTTGCGTGATAGCATCATTAAACGGTTCGGTCATGTCCCCAAAAATATAAACGTCCTTAGCTATTTCACATTCCTCCATAGCTTTTGCTATCGGCCCTTGCTGCAGATGCGCTTGGAAACTAGAGGGATTAGCTTCCGAATGCCGCACCCTCGAACATTGAAAATCAAACGCGATGATATGGCTTACTACACTAATAAAAGTGGAAATCTATATCACAACCGCTTAGCAAAACTTGTTGAGATCGAAGGGGCAATTCCTGACGTGATAGCGCGAATAGAGCGCTTTTATGATGAGTTTTATGTCGACGAAGTCCAAGACCTAGCGGGCCATGACTTCAATCTGATGATGGCATTAGCGAAAGCTAAGATTGAAATTATGTTTGTAGGCGACTTCTACCAGCACACCTTCGACACTAGCCGTGATGGGAACGTGAATAGCTCTCTACACGTTGACATCGGCAAGTACGAAAAACATTTTCAAAAGGCGGGTATCACCGTCGACAAGGAGACATTGAGTCGGAGCTGGAGATGTGGTGTGACTGTGTGCGATTTTATTCGCGCACATTTGCAGATTGATATACAGTCACAACATACCTATGAAACCGAAATCATACCTCTGACCAATCAAGCGGATGCTAACACCGTGCATGCGGACGCTAGCGTTGTAAAGTTGTTCTATAAAGAGCATTACAAGTACGGGTGTGTGTCTAACAACTGGGGCGCCTGTAAGGGGCTAGATAACTATAACGATGTGTGCGTTGTACTGGGTAATAGTCATTGGAAGATCTATGAAAATTCCTCGCTTGATGCACTCCCCCCACAGACAAAAAACAAACTATATGTAGCATTTTCACGGGCGCGTGGGAGGCTGTATCTAGTGCCTGAAAAGTTGTTCAAAACGTTCAAGGCTGTTTAAGTTGGGTCGTGAGCCCTCAGGTGCAAAAAAAAACTGAAGGCGCAGGGTTTATCTCTTTGGCGGAAAACCAGTCTGTTTTCATTCTAGTTGTTAACGGGCTATTAGCTTTGTTGTTGAGGTTGTATTTGAGTGTGGAGTTGAATTTCTGAGTAGTGATTGAGGATAAAGCTGCATAGTTGCTAACTTGTTGTCTTGTCTCATCTGATTATGAATGGCTCAGATATTGAACGCCGCGGTGTATGGTGTGCGGCGGTTGTCGTACTGCTATTTATTATAACATTTGCAAATTCAATTATTTGCGATCAAGTTGCTTTGTTGGTTGATACGATTATCACGGGTTGGAGCCGCCCCAGAGCTGGTTCTGAGCTGGATCCGCGATCGAGCACTTGTGTTTTTTGACTGACCTAAGCAATCATACACAGCTCAAAATGGCTTAAGCTCGGCAGAGCTAGCCGTGGTCCTATAAGGTGGAAGGTTATGATATTTAGCCCGTTCAATGCAGAAGACCTGGCAGCTGCCGCGGTAGATGCCCTGAAAGTGCGGGGAGACGCACGTGCGATTGCCGTAGTTGTGGCGGGTGATTGCAAAGTTGATTTGTCAGGCTCGGATTTTGGGATTAACTATTGGCAGTTTTTTATTTCTCTACCCGTACAACTTTTCTATGCAATGTCAGACGACGAGCGTAAGGCAACAGAAGCTTCTATAGCTGAGGTGATTACTCCTTTCTACTCCACAACACCGAGTGACTCTTCTGATGGAGTAATTATTGCCCCAAGAGTAGGGGAGGCGGTACATGGGTGGCGTGAAGAGGCTATGCGTTACGTGAAGGGGGATGGGGTAACAAACCAAGGTAGGGTGCGTAGCGATAATATTGCCTCGCAGCAACACCAGGGGCTACTTTTTCGGTCACAAGCAGAAGTCACGCTTTTCAAGGCCCTAACTAAAGCTCGGCTTCCGGTAGCACCTCTTCCAGTATTTGTTAGGATTGGAAATACTTACAATCGACTTGAACCTGATTTTGTAGTGGTTTATAAAGGGCTAACCTTTGTTGTTGAGGTTGATGGAGACACTTACCACACTGAGCTACCTGCAGAGGCGGATAAGCGTTTAGTTCCGTTGACATATGAGGGCGTGGAAGTAAGGCGAATTAGGGCAGCAGAGCTAGGCTCGGATGCTCAGGCGGATTCAGTCGTAAAGGAACTGATCGATTTTATGGCTCGGCGTAAGGCATCCCGCTGAGTAGGTCTACGCTAAAGAGTTTTATCGACTGAAAAGGGGCGGGGCTATTTTTTTGCTGACAATAAAACTGTTCCCTTTTTTTCTTTTTTAAACAGTTATTACCTTTCTATTAGAGAATGGATGACCAGCCTCCATAGACTCTAACCGCTGGATTCACTGCTCGCCCACTCATCGAATATCCCTCAAGTAGTCTCTGAGTACAGTGAGTGGCTTATCAAGCTGGGTCATCATTTGCGCCGCGCTAAAGGCCAAAGCCAGACGATATAGCTCCCGCCCCAACACCGTGTCCACCCCGCCAACCGCCCCCAACGCCAAATCCAAACACCGACCAATCTCCCCCTGAATCCCAGCCACATCCCCCCGCCGCACCAACAACCCAAAAACCTCCCGATCACAACCCCCCATCAACGGGTCATCCCGCAGAATCGGGCTGTGACCTTCCGTCTCATAAGCCAGCTTGAGCGAGTAGAGAGCAACCGATTCCAGCAGCAATTCCATGGGGTGAAATCCTTAGTGACTAGGTGAGGAGGGTGGAGTTGGGTTGATGGTTTATGCCTTGGCCGTGGCAACTCGGAGTATGGGCGGGGGTGATGGCTTTTTTGTGAGCGCTTTGCGCTCAAGCGGGAGCAAGCTCCCTCGCCACGGGTTCTTACTGGCCACAGATTCTTCCTTGCCACAGGTTTGGTATTTGGGGCCGCTTCACGGCCCAGCGGGGATAAATCCCCTCGCCACAAAGGGGACCCCTCACCACAAAAGGGGATCGGGGATTGGTTGGAATCTGCGTTAGCCGCAGAAAACCACTTTCCTACAGACGAAAAAAAAGACCTTGAATTTCAAGGTCTTTCTTTAAGATGGTGCCCCGAGGGAGACTCGAACTCCCACTCCTTTCGAAAACGGATTTTGAATCCGCCGCGTCTACCAATTCCGCCATCAGGGCTCAATGGCGGCGAAGTATAGAGAGGTGCCTACCGTTGGTCAATCACGTTTCATGGTGAATTTTTGATATTTCCGCTAGACTTTCCGGCCCTGCTAGACGAACCCCATCATGCGTGTTGCTGACTTTACCTTCGAACTCCCGGATTCGCTGATCGCTCGCCACCCTCTGGCCGAGCGTCGCGCCAGTCGACTGTTGACCCTGGACGGGGTCAGCGGTGCCATGGCTCACCGTCAATTCACTGATTTGCTTGAGCATTTGCGCCCGGGCGATTTGATGGTGTTCAACAATACCCGGGTGATTCCGGCGCGGTTGTTTGGCCAGAAAGCCTCCGGCGGCAAGCTGGAGATTCTGGTGGAGCGGGTGCTGGACAGTCATCGGGTGCTGGCCCATGTGCGGTCGAGCAAGTCGCCCAAGCCGGGTTCGTCGATTTTGATCGACGGCGGTGGTGAGGCGGTGATGGTGGCGCGGCATGATGCGTTGTTCGAGCTGGAATTTGCCGAAGAGGTGTTGCCGCTGCTCGACCGTGTTGGGCACATGCCGTTGCCTCCTTATATAGACCGCCCGGACGAAGGTTCGGACCGCGAGCGTTATCAGACTGTGTACGCCGAGCGCCTGGGGGCGGTGGCGGCGCCGACGGCGGGGCTGCATTTTGATCAGCCGTTGGTGGAGGCGATTGCCGCCAAGGGTGTCGAGACGGCGTTCGTGACGCTGCATGTTGGCGCCGGTACGTTTCAGCCGGTGCGTGTGGAGCGCATTGAAGACCATCACATGCACAACGAATGGCTGGAAGTGAGCCAGGAAGTCGTCGATGCCGTGGCGGCCTGCCGTGCTCGCGGTGGGCGGGTGGTGGCGGTGGGGACCACCAGCGTGCGGTCCCTGGAAAGTGCCGCCCGCGATGGCGTGCTCAAGCCGTTCAGTGGCGACACCGATATCTTTATCTACCCGGGCCGGCCGTTTCATGTGGTCGATGCCTTGGTCACCAACTTTCATTTGCCTGAATCCACGCTGTTGATGCTGGTTTCGGCGTTCGCCGGTTATCCCGAAGCCATGGCCGCCTACAAGGCCGCCGTCGAGCATGGATACCGCTTTTTCAGCTACGGTGATGCGATGTTCATCACCCGTAACCCCGCGCCACGCGGACCCGAGGAAACAGTATGAGTCGCACCTGTCGCATGTCCTTCGAGTTGCTTGCCACCGATGGCAAGGCTCGTCGCGGTCGTCTGACCTTCCCCCGCGGTACCGTGGAAACCCCGGCGTTCATGCCGGTGGGCACCTATGGCACGGTCAAGGGCATGCTGCCGCGTGACATCGAGGCGATTGGCGCGGAGATCATCCTGGGTAACACCTTCCACCTGTGGCTGCGCCCGGGTATGGAGGTGATCAAGGCCCATGGTGACTTGCACGATTTCATGCAGTGGAAGGGCCCGATCCTGACCGACTCCGGCGGTTTCCAGGTGTTCAGCCTCGGTGCCATGCGCAAGATCAAGGAGGAGGGCGTGACCTTCGCTTCTCCGGTGGACGGCTCCAAGGTGTTCATGGGCCCGGAAGAGTCGATGCAGGTGCAGCGCGACCTGGGCTCGGACATCGTGATGATCTTCGACGAATGCACGCCGTACCCGGCCGATGAAGACGTGGCGCGGGTGTCCATGGAGCTGTCGTTGCGCTGGGCCCAGCGTTCGAAGAACGCCCATGGCGAAAACACCGCGGCGCTGTTCGGGATTGTGCAGGGCGGCATGCACCGCGACCTGCGCATGCGCTCCCTCGAAGGCCTGGACAAGATCGGCTTCGACGGCCTGGCGATTGGCGGCCTGTCGGTGGGCGAGCCGAAGCACGAGATGATCAAGGTGCTCGATTACCTGCCGGGCGAGATGCCCGCTGACAAACCTCGTTACCTTATGGGCGTTGGCAAACCGGAAGATCTGGTTGAGGGTGTGCGCCGCGGTGTGGACATGTTCGATTGCGTGATGCCAACCCGTAATGCCCGCAATGGGCATCTGTTCATCGACACTGGTGTGCTGAAGATCCGTAACGCGTTCCATCGCCATGATGATTCGCCGCTGGATCCGACGTGCGATTGCTACACCTGCCAGAACTTCTCCCGCGCTTATCTGCATCATTTGGACAAGTGCGGCGAAATGCTCGGCAGTATGCTCAATACCATCCACAATTTGCGCCATTATCAGGTGCTTATGGCTGGTTTGCGCGAGGCTATCCAACAGGGTACATTGGCCGCCTTTGTCGAGGCCTTCTATGCCAAGCGCGGGTTGCCTGTTCCGCCCTTGGACTGAGTTTTCCGATCCCTAGATTCAATACTTGCAACTGGAGTGCTAAATGAGCTTTTTTATCTCTAATGCCATGGCTGACGCGGCTGCACCTGCTGCTGCCGGCCCTATGGGCGGTGGTTTCGAGTGGATTTTCCTGGTCGGCTTCCTGGTCATCTTCTACCTGATGATCTGGCGTCCACAGGCCAAGCGCGCCAAAGAGCAGAAGAACCTGCTGAGCAGCTTGCAGAAGGGCGATGAAGTGGTCACCACCGGCGGCATCGCTGGCAAGATCACCAAAGTGGCTGATGACTTCGTGGTACTGGAAGTGTCCGACACTGTTGAAATGAAGTTCCAGAAGGGCGCTATCGCGGCCACGCTGCCAAAAGGCACGCTGAAAGCGATCTAAGTAACAACTTCTATTCAATCGACGGGGCGCGCAAGGCGCCCCGCGTCATAAGCGGGCGGCGTGATGCTGAACAAATACCCTCTGTGGAAATATGTACTGATCCTGGCGGTGCTGGCGGTCGGTCTGATTTATTCCGCTCCCAATCTATACCCGGATGACCCGGCCATTCAGGTCAGTGGCGCAAGCACTGCGCTGCAGGTCACCCAGGCCGATCTGGACCGTGCGAGCGCTGCGCTCAAGGCGTCCAACATCGAAGTCAAGGCTGCGACCGTTGCCGAAGGTGGCAAGGGCGGTCTGTTGCGCCTGGTCAAGGCGGAAGACCAACTGCCAGCCAAGGACGTGGTGCGCAAGGCGTTGGGCGACGATTACGTCGTAGCCCTGAACCTGGCCCAGACCACTCCGCAATGGCTGCGCAAGCTTGGCGCGCACCCGATGAAGCTGGGCCTGGACTTGTCCGGCGGTGTGCACTTCCTGCTGGAAGTGGACATGGAAAAAGCCCTCGACGCGCGGATGAAAGTCTACGAAGGCGACGTCAAGAGCCTGCTGCGTAAAGAGCGTCTGCGTTATCGCAGCCTGCCGCCACTCGACGGTGCCATTCAGCTGGGCTTCAGCGATGAAGATGCCCGCGAGCAGGCCCGTGCGCTGATCCGCAAGAACTTCAATGATTTCGACATTGTGCCGGCCGACCTCAATGGTCAGGCGGTGCTGCGTCTGGCGATGACCCCGGCCAAGCTGGCGGAAATCCGCGAATACTCCATCAAGCAGAACTTGACCACGGTGCGTAACCGCGTCAACGAGCTGGGTGTGGCCGAGCCGATCGTGCAGCGCCAGGGCGCCAACCGCATCGTGGTTGAGTTGCCAGGCGTGCAGGACACTGCCGAAGCCAAGCGTATCCTCGGCAAGACCGCCAACCTGGAGTTCCGCCTGGCCGCTGAGCCGGGGGCTTCCAGGGCCACTTCCGAGAGCTTCGAGTTCCGTGAGGGCGGTCGTCCGGCGGCGCAGATCGAGCGTGGCCTGATCATCACCGGTGACCAGGTGACCGACGCCCAGGCGGGCTTCGACGAGCAGGGTCGTCCGCAGGTGAACATTCGCCTGGACGGCCATGGCGGCGAACTGATGAGCCGCGCCACGCGCAGCAACGTTGGTCGCAGCATGGCGGTGATCTTCATCGAGCAGAAGCCGACCACCACTTACACCAAGCAAGTGGTCAATGGCGTCGAGAAAGACGTACCGGTACAGACCTTCAAGGAAGAGAAGAAGATCATCAGCCTGGCGACCATCCAGTCGCCGCTGGGCAGCCAGTTCCGCATCACCGGCCTCAACGGCCAGGGTGAGTCCTCGGAACTGGCCCTGCTGCTGCGTGCCGGTGGCCTGGCCGCGCCAATGTACTTCGCTGAAGAGCGCACCATTGGCCCGAGCCTGGGTGCCGACAACATCACCAAGGGTATCGATGCTTCGCTGTGGGGCATGCTGTTCGTGTCGCTGTTCATCATCGCCATCTACCGCTTCTTCGGCCTGATCGCCACGGTTGCGCTGGCGGTGAACATGGTGCTGCTGCTGGCCCTGATGTCCTTGCTGGGCGCCACGCTGACCCTGCCGGGTATCGCCGGTATCGTGTTGACCATGGGTATGGCGGTGGACGCCAACGTGCTGATCTTCTCGCGGATACGTGAAGAGATCGCAGCGGGCATGTCGATCCAGCGGGCAATCAACGAAGGCTTCGGCCGGGCATTTACTGCGATTATCGACTCCAACCTGACCACGTTGCTGGTGGGCGGGATTCTCTTTGCCATGGGCACCGGCCCGGTGAAGGGCTTCGCAGTGACCATGTCCCTCGGGATCTTTACCTCGATGTTCACAGCCATCATGGTGACCCGCGCAATGGTCAACCTGATCTTTGGCGGTCGTGACTTCAAGAAGTTGTGGATTTAAGGGGCTGCCATGTTACGTACAATCAACTTCATGGGCGTTCGCAATATTGCGTTCGGCCTCACCTTGTTCCTTACAGTCCTGGCGTTGTTCAGCTGGGCCACCAAGGGCCTGAACTATGGCCTGGACTTCACCGGCGGTACGCTCATCGAGCTGACCTACGAGCGTCCGGCTGACGTCACCAAGGTGCGTGAGCAACTGGCGTCCTCCGGCTACAGCGATGCCATCGTGCAGAGCTTTGGCGCAACGACTGATCTGTTGGTGCGTATGCCAGGTGAAGACCCGCAATTGGGTCACCAGGTAGCCGAAGCCTTGCAGAAGGCCGGTGGCGACAACCCGGCCCAGGTCAAGCGCGTCGAGTTCGTTGGCCCGCAGGTGGGTGAAGAGCTGCGCGACCAGGGCGGCCTCGGCATGCTGCTGGCGCTGGGCGGCGTGATGCTCTACCTGGCGTTCCGCTTCCAGTGGAAGTTCGCGGTGGGCGCGATTGTCTCGCTGATCCACGACGTGATCGTGACCGTGGGCATCCTGTCGTTCTTCCAGATCACCTTCGACTTGACGGTGCTGGCGGCAGTGCTGGCGATCATCGGTTACTCGCTCAACGACACCATCGTGGTGTTCGACCGGGTGCGTGAAAACTTCCGTGTGCTGCGCAAGGCCTCCTTGGTCGAGAACATCAACATCTCGACCACCCAGACCCTGCTGCGGACCATGGCGACGTCGATCTCCACCTTGCTGGCGATTGCCGCGCTGCTGTTCTTCGGCGGCGACAACCTGTTCGGTTTCTCCATCGCACTGTTCATTGGTGTGATGGCGGGTACTTACTCGTCGATCTACATCGCCAACGTGGTGTTGATCTGGCTGAAGCTGAGCTCCGAGGATCTGATTCCTCCTGCGGCCACTGACACGGAAGTGGACGACCGCCCATAAGGCTCGGTTTCCCGTCCGTCACAGCAGAAAAGGCGCGAGTTGAACTCGCGCCTTTTTTTGTGCTCCAAGGCTGGGAGAAGCGCGGATTAATCCGCTTGTGATGGTCAGGAGGTTCAAGTGAACAAATCGATGCTGGTTGGTGCGGTATTGGGTGCTGTCGGTGTAACAGCCGGTGGTGCGGTCGCCACCTACAGCTTGGTAAAAAGTGGCCCTGAGTATGCGCAAGTATTGGCCGTGGAGCCGGTCAAGACCCAAATCAAGACCCCGCGTGAAGTGTGCAAGGACGTCACCGTGACTCGGCAGAAGCCAGTCCAGGACCAGCACCAGATCGCTGGTACCGTGTTGGGCGCCGTAGCCGGTGGCCTGCTGGGTAACCAGATCGGCGGCGGCACCGGCAAGAAAATCGCTACCGTGGCGGGTGCGGCCGGTGGTGGTTATGCCGGTAACAAGATTCAGGAAGGCATGCAGGAACGCGACACCTACACCACCACCCAGACT from Pseudomonas beijingensis includes the following:
- a CDS encoding UvrD-helicase domain-containing protein, with protein sequence MDKRVIFAVAGSGKTTLLVNRLSLEKRALIVTYTENNYRHLRDSIIKRFGHVPKNINVLSYFTFLHSFCYRPLLQMRLETRGISFRMPHPRTLKIKRDDMAYYTNKSGNLYHNRLAKLVEIEGAIPDVIARIERFYDEFYVDEVQDLAGHDFNLMMALAKAKIEIMFVGDFYQHTFDTSRDGNVNSSLHVDIGKYEKHFQKAGITVDKETLSRSWRCGVTVCDFIRAHLQIDIQSQHTYETEIIPLTNQADANTVHADASVVKLFYKEHYKYGCVSNNWGACKGLDNYNDVCVVLGNSHWKIYENSSLDALPPQTKNKLYVAFSRARGRLYLVPEKLFKTFKAV
- the queA gene encoding tRNA preQ1(34) S-adenosylmethionine ribosyltransferase-isomerase QueA translates to MRVADFTFELPDSLIARHPLAERRASRLLTLDGVSGAMAHRQFTDLLEHLRPGDLMVFNNTRVIPARLFGQKASGGKLEILVERVLDSHRVLAHVRSSKSPKPGSSILIDGGGEAVMVARHDALFELEFAEEVLPLLDRVGHMPLPPYIDRPDEGSDRERYQTVYAERLGAVAAPTAGLHFDQPLVEAIAAKGVETAFVTLHVGAGTFQPVRVERIEDHHMHNEWLEVSQEVVDAVAACRARGGRVVAVGTTSVRSLESAARDGVLKPFSGDTDIFIYPGRPFHVVDALVTNFHLPESTLLMLVSAFAGYPEAMAAYKAAVEHGYRFFSYGDAMFITRNPAPRGPEETV
- the tgt gene encoding tRNA guanosine(34) transglycosylase Tgt gives rise to the protein MSFELLATDGKARRGRLTFPRGTVETPAFMPVGTYGTVKGMLPRDIEAIGAEIILGNTFHLWLRPGMEVIKAHGDLHDFMQWKGPILTDSGGFQVFSLGAMRKIKEEGVTFASPVDGSKVFMGPEESMQVQRDLGSDIVMIFDECTPYPADEDVARVSMELSLRWAQRSKNAHGENTAALFGIVQGGMHRDLRMRSLEGLDKIGFDGLAIGGLSVGEPKHEMIKVLDYLPGEMPADKPRYLMGVGKPEDLVEGVRRGVDMFDCVMPTRNARNGHLFIDTGVLKIRNAFHRHDDSPLDPTCDCYTCQNFSRAYLHHLDKCGEMLGSMLNTIHNLRHYQVLMAGLREAIQQGTLAAFVEAFYAKRGLPVPPLD
- the yajC gene encoding preprotein translocase subunit YajC — translated: MSFFISNAMADAAAPAAAGPMGGGFEWIFLVGFLVIFYLMIWRPQAKRAKEQKNLLSSLQKGDEVVTTGGIAGKITKVADDFVVLEVSDTVEMKFQKGAIAATLPKGTLKAI
- the secD gene encoding protein translocase subunit SecD, producing the protein MLNKYPLWKYVLILAVLAVGLIYSAPNLYPDDPAIQVSGASTALQVTQADLDRASAALKASNIEVKAATVAEGGKGGLLRLVKAEDQLPAKDVVRKALGDDYVVALNLAQTTPQWLRKLGAHPMKLGLDLSGGVHFLLEVDMEKALDARMKVYEGDVKSLLRKERLRYRSLPPLDGAIQLGFSDEDAREQARALIRKNFNDFDIVPADLNGQAVLRLAMTPAKLAEIREYSIKQNLTTVRNRVNELGVAEPIVQRQGANRIVVELPGVQDTAEAKRILGKTANLEFRLAAEPGASRATSESFEFREGGRPAAQIERGLIITGDQVTDAQAGFDEQGRPQVNIRLDGHGGELMSRATRSNVGRSMAVIFIEQKPTTTYTKQVVNGVEKDVPVQTFKEEKKIISLATIQSPLGSQFRITGLNGQGESSELALLLRAGGLAAPMYFAEERTIGPSLGADNITKGIDASLWGMLFVSLFIIAIYRFFGLIATVALAVNMVLLLALMSLLGATLTLPGIAGIVLTMGMAVDANVLIFSRIREEIAAGMSIQRAINEGFGRAFTAIIDSNLTTLLVGGILFAMGTGPVKGFAVTMSLGIFTSMFTAIMVTRAMVNLIFGGRDFKKLWI
- the secF gene encoding protein translocase subunit SecF; amino-acid sequence: MLRTINFMGVRNIAFGLTLFLTVLALFSWATKGLNYGLDFTGGTLIELTYERPADVTKVREQLASSGYSDAIVQSFGATTDLLVRMPGEDPQLGHQVAEALQKAGGDNPAQVKRVEFVGPQVGEELRDQGGLGMLLALGGVMLYLAFRFQWKFAVGAIVSLIHDVIVTVGILSFFQITFDLTVLAAVLAIIGYSLNDTIVVFDRVRENFRVLRKASLVENINISTTQTLLRTMATSISTLLAIAALLFFGGDNLFGFSIALFIGVMAGTYSSIYIANVVLIWLKLSSEDLIPPAATDTEVDDRP
- a CDS encoding glycine zipper 2TM domain-containing protein, which translates into the protein MNKSMLVGAVLGAVGVTAGGAVATYSLVKSGPEYAQVLAVEPVKTQIKTPREVCKDVTVTRQKPVQDQHQIAGTVLGAVAGGLLGNQIGGGTGKKIATVAGAAGGGYAGNKIQEGMQERDTYTTTQTRCNTVNDISDKVVGYDVRYMLDGKEGKVRMDRDPGNQIPVSKEGQLILGQNEPAQ